One Edaphobacter flagellatus genomic region harbors:
- a CDS encoding glycine C-acetyltransferase, translating into MYGTFQNHLQAKLSEIKKAGLYKSERIIDGPQQPEVSLGKDITVLNLCANNYLGLANHPQVVEAAQSALREWGYGLASVRFICGTQAIHKQLEERLSSFLGTEDTILYGSCFDANGGLFETLLEQEDAIISDELNHASIIDGIRLSKAARFRYQNGDMQDLEEKLKEASGARHRMIATDGIFSMDGYIAKLDRICDLAEKYNALVMVDDSHAVGFVGEHGRGTPEACGVEGRVDILTGTLGKALGGASGGYISGRKEIVDLLRQRSRPYLFSNSVAPPIVAASLKVLDLVGQSSDLRERLRENTQLFRKRMTEAGFNILPGEHPIVPVMFGDAVVASRMSELLLSKGIYAVAFSYPVVPQGKARIRTQISAAHTREEIEFAIAKFIEAKSELSL; encoded by the coding sequence ATGTACGGAACATTTCAAAACCATCTGCAGGCGAAGCTTTCAGAGATTAAGAAGGCTGGGCTCTATAAGAGCGAGCGAATCATTGATGGACCGCAGCAGCCAGAAGTGTCTTTGGGAAAAGACATCACGGTTCTGAACCTGTGCGCGAACAATTACCTGGGGCTGGCGAATCATCCCCAGGTAGTAGAGGCAGCGCAGAGCGCTCTGCGGGAGTGGGGCTATGGTCTGGCGAGTGTTCGCTTTATTTGCGGGACACAGGCCATCCACAAACAATTGGAAGAACGTCTTAGTTCGTTTCTCGGAACGGAAGACACGATTCTGTATGGCTCGTGCTTCGATGCCAACGGTGGCCTGTTTGAAACTCTGCTTGAGCAGGAAGACGCGATCATCTCGGACGAGCTGAACCATGCGAGCATTATCGACGGTATCCGTCTCTCAAAAGCTGCCAGATTTCGCTATCAAAATGGCGATATGCAGGATCTTGAAGAGAAGTTGAAGGAAGCGAGCGGAGCAAGACATCGCATGATTGCAACCGACGGCATCTTCTCAATGGATGGCTATATTGCAAAGCTGGATCGCATATGCGATCTGGCAGAAAAGTACAACGCTCTAGTGATGGTGGATGACTCTCATGCTGTCGGTTTTGTTGGAGAGCATGGGCGTGGAACTCCCGAAGCCTGTGGAGTAGAAGGCAGGGTCGATATCCTGACGGGCACGCTGGGCAAGGCCCTGGGAGGCGCGAGTGGCGGCTATATCAGTGGGCGTAAAGAGATCGTTGACCTTCTGCGGCAGCGCTCACGACCCTATCTGTTTTCGAATTCAGTGGCACCCCCTATTGTTGCGGCATCGTTGAAAGTTTTGGATCTCGTGGGGCAATCTTCTGATCTTCGCGAGCGACTGCGCGAGAATACGCAGCTGTTCCGTAAGCGAATGACGGAAGCTGGGTTTAATATTCTTCCAGGCGAACATCCTATTGTGCCTGTGATGTTTGGCGATGCCGTTGTTGCTTCCCGTATGTCAGAGCTGCTGCTTAGCAAAGGTATCTATGCGGTGGCGTTCTCTTATCCTGTGGTCCCACAGGGCAAAGCGCGTATTCGCACGCAGATTTCGGCTGCGCATACACGGGAAGAGATTGAGTTCGCCATAGCCAAATTCATTGAAGCCAAGTCTGAGCTGTCACTATAG
- the tdh gene encoding L-threonine 3-dehydrogenase, producing MKALVKSKAEPGLWLEDIPEPAVGINDVLVRVRYTGICGTDVHIYNWDDWAKKTIPVPMAIGHEFVGEVVRVGSNVNDFFPGDIVSGEGHVVCGRCRNCLAGRRHLCAHTQGVGVNRPGAFAELISLPMTNIWRHNPGIKQEVAAIFDPFGNAVHTALSFPVLGEDVLITGAGPIGIMAIPVVRYAGARHIVVTDTNSSRLGLAKKMGATLAINPNEVSIAEAQKQLGMLEGFDVGLEMSGSPIALRDMIENMSHGGKIAILGIPSQEMPTNWRQVIFNMLTIKGIYGREMYETWYKMTVMLESGVDISPIITHRFAFDEFQKGFDAMISGSAGKVILDWTSLS from the coding sequence ATGAAGGCACTGGTAAAAAGCAAAGCAGAGCCGGGACTTTGGCTGGAGGATATCCCCGAACCGGCCGTGGGCATCAACGATGTACTCGTTCGTGTGCGCTATACGGGAATCTGCGGAACAGATGTTCATATTTACAACTGGGATGACTGGGCGAAGAAGACTATTCCTGTCCCGATGGCGATCGGGCATGAATTTGTCGGAGAGGTCGTTCGAGTCGGCTCGAATGTAAATGATTTTTTTCCAGGCGATATCGTCAGCGGAGAAGGGCACGTTGTATGTGGCCGCTGCAGGAACTGCCTGGCGGGCAGGCGGCACCTTTGTGCTCACACGCAAGGGGTTGGGGTGAATCGCCCTGGAGCATTCGCGGAGCTGATTTCGCTGCCGATGACGAATATCTGGAGGCATAATCCTGGGATCAAGCAGGAAGTAGCCGCCATCTTCGATCCGTTCGGAAATGCCGTACACACCGCTCTGTCGTTTCCCGTGCTGGGCGAAGATGTTTTGATTACCGGCGCCGGGCCCATCGGCATTATGGCGATACCCGTTGTGCGCTACGCTGGCGCTCGGCACATTGTTGTTACGGATACCAATTCTTCGCGTCTTGGATTGGCAAAAAAAATGGGTGCGACGTTGGCCATCAATCCAAATGAAGTGTCCATTGCTGAAGCCCAGAAACAACTTGGAATGCTTGAGGGGTTCGATGTCGGTCTGGAGATGTCGGGCAGCCCGATTGCGTTGCGCGACATGATTGAAAACATGAGCCACGGCGGCAAGATTGCTATTCTCGGTATTCCGTCTCAGGAGATGCCGACAAACTGGCGTCAGGTGATCTTTAATATGCTCACGATCAAGGGCATCTATGGGCGTGAGATGTATGAGACCTGGTACAAGATGACCGTGATGCTTGAATCTGGCGTGGATATTTCGCCGATCATCACGCATCGATTCGCCTTTGATGAATTTCAGAAGGGTTTCGACGCCATGATTTCGGGCAGCGCCGGTAAAGTGATTCTCGACTGGACTAGTTTGAGCTGA
- the mobA gene encoding molybdenum cofactor guanylyltransferase, producing MMQARPCPNLTGYVLAGGRSRRMGRDKAFLQLGNKPLVQLAAEKLRCVASEVNVLGNRSELASYGALVADLHADSGPLGGIEAAIRHTPTDWILILPVDMPFLPAALLENWVHCVMESATARISFFVVEGKAQPALSMLHRELAPFIADAVEEGRLGLYMALSDAGRMLAERYRLPVEDVLLSFAWGKDVAEMPFAALEASLTAEQRATRHLWFANLNTPEEFVAAEAFADVLDSVR from the coding sequence ATGATGCAGGCCAGGCCCTGCCCGAACCTTACAGGCTATGTGCTGGCGGGTGGGCGCAGCAGGCGCATGGGAAGGGATAAGGCTTTTCTCCAGTTAGGGAACAAGCCTCTGGTGCAACTTGCTGCTGAGAAGCTTCGATGTGTGGCCAGTGAAGTTAATGTGCTGGGGAATCGATCTGAGCTTGCGTCTTATGGGGCGCTCGTCGCAGATCTGCATGCAGACAGCGGGCCGTTAGGTGGCATCGAGGCGGCAATACGGCACACCCCTACTGATTGGATTCTGATTCTGCCCGTCGATATGCCGTTTCTCCCGGCGGCGTTGCTGGAGAACTGGGTTCATTGCGTAATGGAATCTGCAACGGCTCGTATATCTTTCTTTGTTGTTGAAGGGAAGGCGCAGCCGGCTCTATCGATGCTACATCGCGAACTGGCCCCTTTTATTGCCGATGCGGTCGAGGAGGGGAGATTAGGTCTCTATATGGCGCTCAGTGATGCAGGACGCATGCTTGCTGAGCGCTACAGGCTTCCAGTGGAAGATGTGCTGCTTTCTTTCGCGTGGGGCAAAGATGTTGCAGAGATGCCTTTTGCGGCGCTTGAAGCATCTCTGACGGCAGAACAGCGGGCGACGAGGCATCTCTGGTTTGCAAATCTGAATACTCCCGAGGAGTTTGTCGCAGCTGAGGCCTTTGCCGATGTTCTGGATTCTGTGCGCTAG
- a CDS encoding dipeptidase, translating to MKALLRIPSISTLPEHAGDVRRAAQFVADELKRIGMENVRLIETAATDHPGGHPLVYADWLKAGSGATTVLCYGHYDVQPAEPLDEWKSPPFEPTERDGNLYARGAVDDKGQMWMHVKALESLFAANGGRLPVNIRVIVEGEEEVGGEGIARFVREHGDQLKADVAVVSDTEMFAPDLPTLCVGLRGMIYTEIEVRGARTDLHSGMYGGAAPNPFVALAQIISKLKDADGRILVPGFYDKVAKPTVDELKAWKALPFDEEHFRQAEVGSCELTGEPGYSVLERIWARPTLDVHGMPGGFIGSGAKTVIPAKALAKVSMRLVPDQIPVETFGAYKAYVESIVPKGVEADVRLIHSGDPIVISTDNPYVKSATEVMREVFGKETVFVRGGGSIPIVGDFVRELKTPTLLMGFGLPDDNLHAPNEKFHLANFHRGIESLIRFFSNVGA from the coding sequence ATGAAGGCGCTTCTGCGTATCCCGTCGATCTCAACGCTGCCGGAACATGCTGGAGATGTGCGGCGTGCGGCGCAGTTTGTTGCCGATGAGTTGAAGCGCATTGGCATGGAGAACGTGCGTTTGATTGAAACGGCTGCGACCGATCATCCCGGAGGCCATCCACTTGTATATGCCGACTGGCTGAAGGCTGGCTCTGGCGCTACTACCGTGCTTTGCTACGGGCATTACGATGTTCAGCCGGCAGAGCCGCTGGATGAGTGGAAGTCTCCTCCGTTTGAACCAACGGAGCGCGATGGGAATCTGTATGCTCGCGGCGCAGTGGATGACAAGGGGCAGATGTGGATGCACGTTAAGGCGCTGGAGTCGTTGTTTGCAGCGAATGGCGGAAGGCTTCCTGTCAATATACGTGTGATTGTTGAGGGCGAAGAGGAAGTTGGAGGAGAGGGAATTGCGCGCTTTGTGCGTGAGCATGGGGATCAGCTAAAGGCCGATGTGGCCGTGGTGAGCGATACGGAGATGTTCGCTCCGGACCTGCCGACCTTGTGTGTTGGTCTGCGAGGGATGATCTATACGGAGATTGAGGTTCGAGGTGCTCGTACAGATCTGCACTCGGGAATGTACGGGGGCGCTGCGCCGAATCCTTTTGTGGCATTGGCACAGATTATCTCGAAGCTGAAAGATGCCGATGGACGCATTCTTGTGCCGGGCTTCTATGACAAGGTAGCGAAGCCGACTGTGGATGAATTGAAGGCGTGGAAAGCGCTTCCTTTTGACGAGGAACATTTTCGCCAGGCCGAAGTGGGTTCGTGTGAACTGACAGGAGAGCCAGGATACAGTGTGCTGGAGCGTATCTGGGCACGGCCTACGCTCGATGTCCACGGAATGCCAGGGGGCTTTATTGGATCTGGCGCGAAGACGGTGATTCCGGCGAAGGCGCTGGCGAAGGTGAGTATGCGGTTGGTTCCAGATCAGATTCCTGTGGAAACGTTTGGGGCGTACAAGGCGTATGTCGAGTCGATTGTGCCGAAGGGCGTGGAGGCGGATGTTCGTCTGATTCATTCAGGCGATCCAATTGTGATCTCGACGGACAATCCGTATGTGAAGTCTGCGACAGAGGTGATGCGTGAGGTCTTTGGCAAGGAGACGGTCTTTGTACGTGGGGGCGGATCGATCCCCATTGTGGGCGATTTTGTGCGCGAACTGAAGACGCCCACGCTGCTTATGGGTTTCGGTCTGCCGGACGACAATCTGCATGCTCCGAATGAAAAGTTTCATCTCGCGAACTTTCATCGCGGCATTGAATCGCTTATTCGTTTCTTTTCGAATGTCGGTGCATGA
- a CDS encoding TonB-dependent receptor, which translates to MEHRKLFDDAWTYNTNLRAEDGAPRHNRRSDLQELVIVPLGFLVAVVLIWFAASIHANAQTGGRIAGTVKDPSGAVIANSSVTLIHLGTRMTQDTKSNASGVFTFPVVPIGQYELDVIADGFAPYKQTSQLKIDVNSALAIDVVLQVAGDNSSVTISENTAEVHTTDTQLGQTIQSKQILDIPLNGRSYTDLLAVQAGVSPITTSSAGNSSSGGGFGSVPAAGQSNTGQFSIHGQRESDNAYNLNGASVQETIGQQAGIIPNLDSIAEFRILSSNVDAEYGSFTGGIINVVTKSGTNSFHGSVFEFFRNTHLDARNYFSPERAAFHQNQYGATIGGPIRKEKIFFFADYQGQRSTQGIETGYVNVPSMANRQGDFGSASAFTGVVNGPYLAQTLSTRLGYQVTQGESFSQIFPDGIIPKRAWGRAPQKMLQYIPMPNIGVDKFSSGAYKRTLNDNKYGARVDFNSPRFGASSIYFFHNPYHLDDPYPSTLGGATVPGNGFAYNALSFGSDSTLVFSNIRTFGPNTVNEARLGLTRLDNKIGQPKGGVGVTLADQGIQAGGQGIIQGFPQQAGVEALIFNTFTVGTNPFSLGQVNSTYDLSDSISHVWRNHNFKAGGRYIWYKVKQNPNLVANGTYTFAAAGTQSTGNDYADFLLGLPDYYSQQSSPTFYESAANGALFAQDSLRIRPTLTINYGIRWDYVTPWAEKYHQTTTFVEGVQSATFPGAPLGYLVPGDPLPGRGRIPAGIAPTPLNNFSPRFGLAYSPGVTEGFIGKLTGGPGKTSIRLGGGRFFTSPQGLTVAYPTGNPPYGLTYTSPEAPVMETPFIGALTGTQYLQQFPVNVPSYNVSPSNPDNNVDWSRYVPISGAGSVYYKNKTSYAMQYNLTIERQIGENTVASIGYIGSLGRHLLTVRSANPGNPALCLSLSQPSDVAPGSPLCGPFTENLVFTRADGTVVNGTRSPFPNTIGTDAYYQNMGNSHYNGLEATFKRTTGPLEFLASYTFSKSYDQTSSIQEQVDPYDYRRLDGISAFDIKHNFVISYSYALPFEHFFRPGRLTSGWNLSGVTRFATGLPVTFASSGDNYLVQVQNNGVNGISIDMPNYDGTGFDINHNPRNGKPYFNTAAFTPNALGTQGNSKRRMFYGPGIDNYDMALQKITRVTEGRSLELRMEMFNVFNHAQFYPNASVDGNISNATFGHVLRAADPRIGQIAARFRF; encoded by the coding sequence ATGGAACACCGCAAACTTTTCGATGACGCATGGACGTATAACACCAATCTACGCGCAGAAGATGGCGCTCCAAGACACAATAGACGGTCAGACCTTCAGGAGCTTGTCATCGTTCCCCTTGGTTTTCTGGTCGCCGTTGTATTGATCTGGTTCGCCGCGTCCATCCATGCCAACGCACAGACAGGCGGCAGAATCGCGGGCACCGTAAAAGATCCCAGCGGAGCCGTCATTGCCAACAGCAGCGTAACCCTCATCCATCTCGGCACCAGGATGACACAAGACACGAAGAGCAACGCCAGCGGCGTATTTACCTTTCCTGTCGTGCCAATCGGACAGTACGAGCTCGATGTTATCGCTGACGGTTTTGCCCCCTACAAGCAAACCAGCCAGTTGAAGATCGATGTCAACAGTGCATTGGCAATCGATGTTGTCCTTCAGGTTGCTGGAGACAACTCCTCTGTCACCATCTCAGAAAACACCGCCGAAGTGCACACAACCGATACACAGCTTGGCCAGACAATTCAGAGCAAGCAGATTCTCGATATCCCGCTGAACGGACGCAGCTATACTGACCTGCTTGCCGTACAAGCTGGGGTTTCCCCCATCACCACAAGCAGCGCAGGCAACTCCAGCTCCGGCGGTGGATTCGGCAGTGTACCGGCTGCGGGTCAATCGAACACCGGTCAGTTCTCTATCCACGGTCAGCGAGAGTCAGACAATGCATACAACCTGAATGGCGCAAGCGTGCAGGAAACAATCGGTCAGCAGGCAGGCATTATTCCAAATCTGGATTCCATTGCAGAATTCCGCATTCTCTCCAGCAACGTGGATGCGGAGTACGGCAGCTTCACCGGCGGCATCATCAACGTCGTCACCAAATCCGGCACGAACTCCTTCCACGGAAGCGTATTCGAGTTCTTCCGCAACACACACCTCGATGCAAGGAACTACTTCTCGCCAGAGCGCGCTGCGTTTCATCAAAATCAGTACGGCGCTACCATCGGTGGCCCGATCCGCAAAGAAAAAATCTTCTTCTTTGCCGACTATCAGGGCCAGCGCTCTACCCAGGGCATCGAAACCGGCTATGTCAACGTGCCTTCTATGGCAAACCGTCAGGGCGACTTCGGCTCAGCGTCGGCATTCACCGGAGTCGTGAACGGTCCTTACCTCGCGCAAACACTCTCAACTCGTCTTGGCTATCAGGTTACGCAGGGTGAATCCTTCTCGCAGATTTTTCCTGATGGCATCATCCCCAAACGTGCATGGGGCCGAGCTCCGCAAAAGATGCTGCAATACATCCCCATGCCCAATATCGGCGTAGACAAATTTTCGAGCGGGGCCTACAAGCGCACTCTCAACGACAACAAATACGGCGCACGAGTTGACTTCAATTCGCCACGCTTTGGCGCATCATCCATCTACTTCTTCCACAATCCCTATCACCTCGACGATCCCTACCCAAGCACGTTGGGCGGCGCCACCGTTCCCGGCAATGGTTTCGCCTATAACGCTCTCTCCTTCGGCTCCGACTCGACACTCGTCTTCAGCAACATCCGCACCTTCGGACCGAATACAGTCAACGAAGCACGACTCGGACTGACGCGCCTGGACAACAAGATCGGCCAGCCAAAAGGCGGAGTAGGCGTTACGCTTGCCGACCAGGGCATACAGGCTGGCGGCCAGGGAATCATTCAGGGCTTCCCGCAACAGGCAGGCGTCGAGGCACTCATCTTCAACACCTTCACCGTAGGTACCAATCCTTTCTCGCTGGGACAGGTCAACAGCACCTACGATCTGTCGGACTCCATCTCACACGTGTGGCGGAACCATAACTTCAAGGCTGGCGGCCGTTACATCTGGTATAAGGTCAAGCAGAATCCGAATCTTGTCGCCAACGGAACCTACACCTTTGCTGCGGCAGGCACGCAGTCAACCGGCAATGACTATGCAGACTTCCTGCTTGGCCTGCCCGACTACTACTCGCAGCAATCCTCACCCACCTTTTACGAGTCGGCAGCCAACGGGGCACTCTTCGCGCAGGACAGCCTCCGCATTCGTCCTACTCTGACCATCAACTACGGCATTCGCTGGGACTACGTGACGCCGTGGGCCGAGAAGTATCACCAGACCACAACCTTCGTCGAAGGCGTACAGTCTGCAACCTTCCCCGGCGCACCTCTGGGCTACCTCGTACCCGGCGACCCGTTGCCTGGCAGAGGCCGTATTCCCGCTGGCATCGCACCAACACCGCTTAACAATTTCTCGCCGCGCTTTGGGTTGGCATACTCTCCAGGCGTAACCGAAGGCTTCATCGGCAAGCTTACCGGTGGCCCCGGCAAAACCAGCATCCGTCTTGGTGGCGGACGCTTCTTCACCTCGCCACAGGGTCTGACGGTTGCTTACCCAACCGGCAATCCTCCGTATGGATTGACTTACACCAGCCCCGAAGCTCCAGTGATGGAAACTCCATTCATCGGCGCACTCACAGGCACGCAATATCTGCAGCAGTTCCCTGTCAACGTGCCGTCGTACAACGTCTCACCCTCTAACCCTGACAACAACGTTGATTGGAGTCGTTACGTTCCGATCAGTGGAGCAGGAAGCGTCTACTACAAGAACAAGACCAGCTATGCGATGCAATACAACCTGACGATCGAGCGTCAGATTGGAGAGAACACTGTCGCAAGCATCGGCTATATCGGCTCGCTTGGCCGCCATCTGCTAACGGTGCGCAGTGCAAATCCCGGCAATCCGGCTTTGTGCCTCAGCCTCAGCCAGCCGTCGGATGTGGCGCCAGGCTCTCCACTCTGTGGCCCGTTTACAGAGAACCTCGTCTTTACGCGCGCCGACGGAACAGTTGTCAACGGAACCCGCAGTCCGTTCCCAAACACCATCGGCACAGACGCCTACTACCAGAACATGGGCAACTCGCACTACAACGGACTCGAGGCAACCTTCAAGCGAACCACCGGCCCGCTCGAGTTCCTTGCCAGCTACACCTTCTCCAAGTCTTACGATCAGACGTCCAGTATCCAGGAGCAGGTTGATCCATACGACTACCGCCGTCTCGATGGCATCTCTGCCTTCGACATCAAACACAACTTCGTCATCAGCTACAGCTACGCACTTCCCTTCGAGCACTTCTTCCGCCCAGGTCGTTTGACCAGCGGATGGAATCTGTCCGGAGTAACACGCTTCGCAACCGGTCTCCCTGTCACATTCGCAAGCTCAGGAGATAACTATCTCGTCCAGGTGCAGAATAACGGCGTAAACGGCATCAGCATCGACATGCCGAACTACGACGGGACGGGGTTCGACATCAACCACAACCCGCGCAATGGAAAACCGTATTTCAACACCGCCGCATTTACGCCCAATGCCCTCGGCACACAAGGCAATTCCAAGCGGCGTATGTTCTACGGCCCCGGAATCGACAACTACGACATGGCTCTGCAAAAGATCACGCGAGTAACCGAAGGACGCTCGCTGGAGCTTCGCATGGAAATGTTCAACGTCTTCAACCACGCGCAGTTCTACCCAAACGCCTCGGTCGACGGAAACATCAGCAATGCAACCTTTGGTCACGTTCTGCGTGCCGCCGATCCACGCATCGGTCAGATTGCTGCAAGGTTCCGCTTCTGA
- a CDS encoding ABC transporter ATP-binding protein encodes MTGDTTPQPEQDATEHQPDDQNSLTADVSPDVAPLVEEFMDQAAQQNEAAAEAVGEVRNKPAPYISFEHVWKSFGKFVVLEDVSFCVMPGETLCILGRSGVGKSVSLQMLMGFLKPDRGTIRVAGDDIAGYTESEMQAVRRKVTMVFQNGALFDSISVGENVAFPLRERGDLSEEQILQVVKGLLEMVGVAGMEDLLPSDLSTGMKRSVAIARALASQPEAILYDEPTTMVDPMMAHLLGDLIERLKQQLHLTSIVVTHDMRFAKKLADRVVFLHAGRAHFFGTMEEMEKSDDPILKEFLSLDELVMPTTE; translated from the coding sequence ATGACGGGCGATACGACACCGCAACCTGAACAAGACGCCACAGAGCATCAGCCCGATGACCAGAACTCGCTGACAGCGGACGTCTCACCGGATGTTGCTCCGCTGGTGGAAGAGTTTATGGATCAGGCAGCGCAGCAGAACGAAGCTGCGGCAGAGGCAGTCGGCGAGGTTCGTAATAAGCCTGCGCCCTATATCTCGTTCGAACATGTCTGGAAGTCATTTGGCAAGTTTGTTGTTCTGGAAGATGTTAGTTTTTGCGTTATGCCAGGCGAGACGCTGTGCATTCTTGGCCGCAGCGGTGTAGGTAAGTCGGTGTCGTTGCAGATGTTGATGGGATTTTTAAAGCCCGATCGTGGCACGATCCGCGTCGCCGGAGACGATATTGCAGGCTATACAGAGTCAGAGATGCAGGCCGTTCGCCGCAAGGTAACGATGGTCTTTCAGAATGGAGCTCTTTTCGATTCGATCTCTGTTGGCGAGAACGTTGCCTTCCCGTTGCGTGAGCGTGGAGACCTTTCAGAAGAGCAGATACTGCAGGTTGTTAAAGGACTGCTTGAGATGGTAGGTGTGGCTGGAATGGAAGACCTGTTGCCATCTGATCTATCGACCGGAATGAAGCGGTCGGTTGCGATTGCCCGCGCCCTTGCATCGCAGCCGGAGGCAATTCTCTACGATGAGCCGACGACCATGGTGGACCCGATGATGGCCCATCTGCTGGGAGATCTGATTGAGCGGCTTAAGCAACAACTCCACCTGACCAGCATCGTTGTAACGCACGATATGCGCTTCGCTAAAAAACTGGCTGATCGCGTTGTTTTTCTTCATGCTGGCCGGGCGCATTTTTTTGGAACGATGGAAGAGATGGAGAAGAGCGACGATCCGATTTTGAAAGAGTTCCTGTCGCTGGATGAACTTGTGATGCCTACGACGGAATAA
- a CDS encoding metal/formaldehyde-sensitive transcriptional repressor, producing MSHLASEKQKLVARIKRIKGQVNTIENSLTSGDDCADILMLLANVRGGINSLMGEVLEDHIRLHLLTPERKGEPPQELAEDLIDLVRSYLK from the coding sequence ATGTCTCATCTAGCCAGTGAAAAGCAAAAACTCGTTGCGCGTATCAAGCGCATCAAGGGGCAGGTCAATACGATCGAGAACTCGCTTACCAGCGGAGACGATTGCGCCGATATCCTGATGCTGCTTGCCAACGTTCGCGGAGGGATCAACAGCCTGATGGGAGAGGTGCTGGAGGATCACATCCGTTTGCATCTGCTCACGCCCGAACGCAAGGGGGAGCCGCCGCAGGAACTGGCGGAAGATCTGATTGATCTGGTGCGCTCTTATCTGAAGTAA